TGACTTTACTGATTGTATATGGCCGGTTTGAATTGACGATTTTGTCATTTATGCCTATGGTAATCAGCTGGATATGGATTTTGGGAATTGCAGCTTTACTGGGAATAAAATTCAATTTCGTCAATGTTGTCATCACTACTTTCATCTTTGGTCTGGGTGATGATTTCAGCATTTTTGTAACAGAAGGACTTTTAAGCAAATATAAATACGGAAAAGATACTCTTCGCTCCTACCAATCCGCGATTGTACTTTCTGCGTTCACAACCATTGTCGGAACAGGTGTTTTAATTTTTGCACAACATCCGGCCATTCATTCTATTGCACTGATCAGTGTTTTGGGTATTGTCTGCATACTTTTTGTGTCCTTCATTGTTCAGCCTGTCGTATTTAATTTCTTTGTTGAAAACCGAATTAAACGAAAAAAAGCCCCGGTAACTATGCTCCCTTTTATTCTGAGTATTACCAGTTTTACTTACTTTCTTTCGGGCTGTCTGTTTCTTCATTCCAAACTTGTACTCATCATTCTGCTTCCGATTTCCAAACTCAGAAAAAAACGGATGATCAATAATTCACTGGCGTTTTTTGCTAAAACTGTTATTTATTCCGGTCCGCATGTAAAGAAAAATTTCTCCGGCACAGAGCATATGGATATCTCAAAACCAGTCATTTACATAGCCAATCACACTTCTTTTCTGGACATTTTACTGGCCATTATGATCAACCCTAAGATCGTCATGATGGTAAAAGGCTGGGTTTATAACTCGCCATTTTTCGGACCGATCATTCGTTTTGCAGGTTATATCTACACAGAAGCAGGTCCGGAAGAAAACATTGCCCGGATGAGAAAACTGATTGAAGAAGGTTATTCCATTCTTGTTTTTCCGGAAGGCACGCGTTCGGAAGACGGGAAAATTGGCCGGTTTCATAAAGGCGCATTTCACCTGGCTCAGGAATTAAATCTTGATATCCAGCCGATACTAATTCATGGTGCTTCTGATGTTTTGCCAAAAGGTGATTTTCTGATTCGTCCCGGTGCTTTGAATGTGCGGGTTTTGCCGCGATTAACTTATAGTGACCCGAAATGGGGAGAAAGTCTTCGTGATAAGACCAAAAATATCTCGGCTCATTTCAAATCAGAATTTGAGTTGTATAAGGATGAAATGGAAGATACCAGCTATCTCAAACATAAAATTTTCACAAACTACGTTTTCAAAGGCCCGGTTCTGGAATGGTATTTCAAAACAAAATGGAATCTGGAAGCGAAAAATTATACGTACTACAACGAATTAATTGGAGACCGGAAAAACATTCTGGATGTCGGCTGCGGTTACGGTTATCTTTCGTTTTATCTTCATTATAAAAACGAACACCGGTTAATAACAGGTGTTGATTATGATGAAGACAAAATTTTAATTGCCCGGAATAGTTATAATAAAACCGAAAATCTGCAATTCAGATTTGAGAATATTATGGCTACTGATATGGCAAAACAGGATATAATATTTTTAAATGATATACTTCATTATCTTTCAGAAGAAAATCAGCAGATAATCCTAAACCGTTGTGCAACCGCGCTGAATCCCGGTGGAATTTTATTTATCCGCGACGGCATTACAGATCTGAAAGAAAAACATAAAAACACAGAAAGAACCGAAGCATTATCAACTGGCCTGTTTTCTTTTAATAAAAAAGATAGCGAATTTCACTTTTTCTCCTCCTCTGATATAAGAATATTTGCAGAAAAAAATTACCTGAATTTTGAAATGCAGGAACATTCAAAAAACACCTCCAACGTATTGATTATCCTGAGAAAGCAACCACAAACATCTGAGACAGAATAATTTTCATCAATTATGATTTGTCGGATCTAGCCGTTCAATCAAAAAAAGAAGAAATAACAAAATATTTATAAATCTTGCCGGCTTTTCCGGCTGGATAATATATTTGAAACCATCATTTACATGCAGCAAGCGTCTGAAAAGGAGTATGATTTTGTAATCGTTGGCAGTGGATTAGGAGGGTTGGTGTGTGCATACATTCTGGCTTCGGAAGGCCATAGCGTGATTGTTCTTGAAAAAAACCATCAAATCGGCGGCCTTCTTCAGGTATACAGCCGGGACAAAACCATCTTTGATACGGGCGTTCATTATGTGGGAAGTCTGGATAAAGGAGAAAATCTTTATCAGTTTTTCAAATATTTCGGTATTCTGGATAAAATGAAGCTCAAACGAATGGATGAAGAAAAGTTTGATGTCATTCGTTTTGATGATGGATCCGAATATTTTTATGGACAAGGATATGATCAGTTCAAGAAAAACATGTTTGGATATTTTCCGGACGAAAAAGATGTAATTGAAACCTATTGTGCCAAAATAAAAGAAACCTGCGCCAAATTTCCATTGTATAATTTGACCGCCACGGGGCCAAATTACCAGATGGACAGTGACATGATGGAGCTCAATGCCTATGATTATATTTCCTCACTTACTACGAATGAGAGATTGAGAAATGTGTTGGCAGGTACAAATCTGCTGTATGCAGGTGTAAAGGAAATGACTCCTTTTTATGTTCACGCACTTATACTAAATAGTTACTTATCAGGATCTTACAAATTTATAAACGGTGGCTCTCAAATAGCGATCCAGCTGAGCCGTGGAATCAGAAGCTTTGGAGGAGAGATCTTAAAAAGAAAAAAAGTTGTTGGTGCGCAGTATAATGATGCGGGACAAATTACCGGAGTAGTTACTGAAAACGGAGAAATTTTTAGAGGGAAAGAATTTATTTCTAACATACATCCGGCTGTTACCATTGATATTTTTGGAGAAAACCGGTTTCTTCCGGTTTATAGAAACCGGATTCGTTCGCTGAGAAACAGCATTTCAACCTTTATTGTACACCTTACTTTCCAGGAAAATTCTTTTGAATATCTGAATTACAATATTTACCAGCATCATAATGAGGATGTCTGGAGTGGTATCGAATATGATCAGGAAACATGGCCGCAGACTTATTTTGTTTGCACACCATTCATTTCAAAAAACGAAAAATATGCAGAATCCATGTCGATCATGACTTACATGAAAAGTGAGGAGATTGAGGAATGGAGCCATAGTTTGCGAACAGTATCGGAACCGAGTGAACGTGACGAGTCGTATCTGCGCTTTAAAAAACATAAGGAAGAACAAATAATGGTGAGGGTAAGGCAGCTTTTCCCTGGTATTGATGAGAAAATACGGTCGGTCCATAGCACTTCTCCGCTTACTTTTCGTGATTATATCGGGAATAAAGATGGCTCACTATATGGTGTTTTACAAAATTCCGCCTCTCCTACCCGAACTCAGATCAATACAAAAACAAGAATCCCGAATTTGCATTTAACGGGCCAAAATATTGCCATGCACGGCATTTTGGGCGTGACTGCCAGTGCATTTGTTACCTGCTTTTCATTTGTAGATAAAGATAAACTTATTCAAAAAGTCAAAGATGCGTGATCATGCAAAGGTTGATGTAGTGGTTATCGGAGCCGGGCCTGCCGGTACTGTTGCTGCATCATATTTAAAAAAACAGGGATATGATGTTACTATTTTAGAAAAAGAAAAATTCCCCCGTTTTCAAATTGGCGAAAGCCTGCTTCCATGCTGCATGGAACATCTGGACCAGTCGGGATTATTGGAGGCCGTTGTTCCAAAAAATTTCCAGAAAAAGACCGGAGCTGCATTTATGCGTGGGGAAAATCGTTGTGAATTTTTCTTTTCGGAGCAATTTACAAAAGGCTGGACATGGACCTGGCAGGTAAAACGGGCAGATTTTGACATGACACTGGCCGAAGCAACAAGGGCAAAAGGTGTTGATGTAAATTTTGAGTGTGAAGTTTTAAATGTCACATGTAGTAAAGACAAACAAATTGTTGATTATAAGGATATTGATGGAAATAAGTTTACGATTGAAGCCAAATTTATCATTGATTCAAGTGGATACGGCCGTGTTTTACCCAAACTTTTTGATTTGAGTAAACCGTCAGCTTTTTCTCCGCGCGGCGCCATTTTCTCTCATTTGGAAGATAAAAACCGTACGGAAAAAGCTAGTAATAATATCTTCGTCCA
The nucleotide sequence above comes from Dyadobacter subterraneus. Encoded proteins:
- a CDS encoding phytoene desaturase family protein codes for the protein MQQASEKEYDFVIVGSGLGGLVCAYILASEGHSVIVLEKNHQIGGLLQVYSRDKTIFDTGVHYVGSLDKGENLYQFFKYFGILDKMKLKRMDEEKFDVIRFDDGSEYFYGQGYDQFKKNMFGYFPDEKDVIETYCAKIKETCAKFPLYNLTATGPNYQMDSDMMELNAYDYISSLTTNERLRNVLAGTNLLYAGVKEMTPFYVHALILNSYLSGSYKFINGGSQIAIQLSRGIRSFGGEILKRKKVVGAQYNDAGQITGVVTENGEIFRGKEFISNIHPAVTIDIFGENRFLPVYRNRIRSLRNSISTFIVHLTFQENSFEYLNYNIYQHHNEDVWSGIEYDQETWPQTYFVCTPFISKNEKYAESMSIMTYMKSEEIEEWSHSLRTVSEPSERDESYLRFKKHKEEQIMVRVRQLFPGIDEKIRSVHSTSPLTFRDYIGNKDGSLYGVLQNSASPTRTQINTKTRIPNLHLTGQNIAMHGILGVTASAFVTCFSFVDKDKLIQKVKDA